A region from the Zonotrichia leucophrys gambelii isolate GWCS_2022_RI chromosome Z, RI_Zleu_2.0, whole genome shotgun sequence genome encodes:
- the PSD3 gene encoding PH and SEC7 domain-containing protein 3 isoform X9: MGSSELQEKDATGALVHDLSNGSRSNLEAARRLAKRLYHLDRFKRSDVAKHLGKNNEFSKLVAEEYLKFFDFTGMTLDCSLRSFFKAFSLIGETQERERVLIHFSSRYYQCNPNAISSQDGVHCLTCAMMLLNTDLHGHNIGKKMTCQEFVANLQGMNDGKDFPRGLLKEDQARTGYILPPRET, from the exons ATGGGGAGCAGTGAACTTCAGGAGAAAGATGCCACTGGAGCCCTTGTCCACGACCTCAGCAATGGCAGCCGCAGCAATTTGGAAGCAGCCAGGCGCCTGGCTAAGCGCCTCTACCATCTGGACAGATTCAAACGCTCTGATGTGGCAAAACATTTGGGTAAAAA CAATGAATTCAGCAAGCTTGTGGCCGAAGAATATCTTAAATTTTTTGACTTCACAGGCATGACGCTGGACTGTTCACTCAG GAGTTTCTTTAAAGCCTTTTCACTTATTGGAGAAACTCAGGAACGAGAGAGAGTTTTAATCCACTTCTCCAGCAGATACTACCAGTGCAACCCAAATGCCATTTCTTCTCAAG atGGAGTTCACTGTCTCACGTGTGCCATGATGCTGCTGAACACAGACCTCCATGGCCAT AACATTGGGAAAAAGATGACCTGCCAAGAGTTTGTTGCTAACCTCCAGGGGATGAATGATGGCAAAGACTTTCCGAGAGGGCTCTTGAAG GAAGACCAAGCAAGGACTGGGTACATTTTGCCTCCCAGGGAAACTTGA